One Microcaecilia unicolor chromosome 4, aMicUni1.1, whole genome shotgun sequence genomic region harbors:
- the LOC115468859 gene encoding phospholipase A2, minor isoenzyme-like has product MMYQQMKIFHTILLYAILILHPFWVVKGNGAQIRERRSLFDMALTLWCYRNQLQIPLIGINLYGCHCGPGGSGIAVDAVDHCCFLHDCCYRHCRVSLKCHFKVKWQKYNFMCLKSQTECTSRSICGRMACECDNSCRMSDSSKPKKQHFLYNKKHLCPGPKDVCPIFPNKTEIHRWTKKSSVSQNAIHN; this is encoded by the coding sequence ATGATGTACCAGCAAATGAAGATTTTCCATACAATTTTACTTTATGCTATTTTGATTCTCCATCCCTTTTGGGTCGTTAAAGGTAATGGGGCTCAGATTAGAGAGCGGCGCAGCCTATTTGACATGGCTCTGACTCTGTGGTGTTACCGCAACCAGCTCCAAATCCCCCTGATTGGAATAAACTTGTATGGGTGCCACTGTGGGCCAGGTGGCTCAGGGATTGCTGTTGATGCGGTGGATCACTGCTGCTTCCTGCATGACTGCTGTTATCGACACTGCAGGGTTTCCCTAAAGTGCCATTTCAAGGTGAAGTGGCAGAAGTACAACTTCATGTGCTTGAAATCCCAAACAGAATGCACATCCAGAAGCATCTGTGGAAGAATGGCTTGCGAGTGTGACAACAGTTGCAGAATGTCTGACTCAAGCAAACCAAAGAAGCAGCATTTCCTGTACAACAAGAAACACCTGTGCCCGGGGCCCAAAGATGTCTGTCCTATCTTCCCAAACAAGACAGAAATTCATCGCTGGACCAAGAAATCATCAGTATCTCAGAATGCCATACATAACTGA